The sequence below is a genomic window from Lycium ferocissimum isolate CSIRO_LF1 chromosome 9, AGI_CSIRO_Lferr_CH_V1, whole genome shotgun sequence.
TAAATATTTGTGTTTGGGACTTGTTGGAGTAGGTTAGGTGCATGGAATCCCAAGAAAATTGAGCAGTGGAGGCAGCGGCCACGGTTGCAGCAATTGTCGGATCGACAGAAGCCATTACGGCATTCTGGATCAATTGATCTTGGTGGAAACAAATGTTGTATTCTAGGTTTGCCACTTCTCTACTATTTTGAGTGAGAGTTTTCGAAGGAGCAGGAGAAGAGCGGTCAAGATGGTCGAACAGATTTTACCCACGCATGAGCATGGAAATAAGGGCTTTCTATGTAGCAAAGTTATGGCTGCCAACAAGCTTTATCTGTAGCTGTGACACGGGATTGAACTGAACAACAACGTTAGATTCACTGCCTGTGGAATTCGCATTCCTTACGTTTTCAAGCATGTTAAGAGTGAGTCTGTGGTGGTAGTCAGAGGATCCAAAAAAACTCGTGAGAGTTAAGAAGTGGGCTCGGATACCATATAATAAACTGAGAAACATGAAGCAAAAAGATACTTCTATTAATTGATGAAAAACtgaaatatatacacaaaacaaaCTAACAAAGTCTCCTCCTACGGTGGAACTACACCAGAAATCAAGGAAAAGATTATGATGCACTCTTAAAATAATGGAAACTAAAATAACAGCCTATGCAGTAAATAATCTAgtaacgataaagaataagcAGTAACAACGTAAAACATAAGCAGTAAAAACGTTCTAATATTATCTActataacaataacaattacGCTTCAATCACAAATATATTGAAACACTGATGCAATTCTTCTTTTCTGACACAAATTAATAATGTACAGATGCTCCATTTTGATGCTGAAGATATAGAATACATGTACATAGTTGCATTATTGCATAATCAGAACTATTTTTGGCTCtttcttttccccttctttAATACTTGTTTGAAGAATTCAACATATACTGGTTCCATATTATAGCAAGCTAGTGAGGAGTGTTCCAACTTGAAAGCTCAGCATTTTTGACAACCTTCGAAACACTCTCCAACACTTGAAAAGGTACTATGTCTCCAATAACAACAACCTTCTTGGTCTCCAAATCTACTTGGTACATATCCACCCCTGTTTGAATAAATTCATCAACTCAATTAGAACATCACTTAGTTTTATTACTAAATAACGACGAAGTCAAGATTTTCAGTAAggagtttaattttcaaaatataaagatataaACATATGAATGAATCAAAAGGACtaaacatctaactatatatatGAGTTTTGACCATGTATAAATAATGTGATTTTCCTGCAAAGCAGATTCGGATGAATCCCTTTGCGCCCCCTAATAAAGGCTCACTCTTCGGGTATAAACTTTCAACTTCATTAGTTACGGAAACAACCGCTATACATGCCGCGCTCATGGACAACATCTTAATTATACTATAAATTAAGAAATGAGTTAGAAGTTAGTAggagtatttaatttttatgcgTCAATCGTATAAGAattatttatatcatcaaattAAAGTGACGTGATTATCATGCCACTCCATTTAAATtcagttaaaaaaataatccaCTATAACTgattaaaatatattaataatgTACAAAATTCTTTGTACGTGTTGTCATGTCAGATTGTCAGTATCaataaggagccgtttggacatggtttgaaaccatgtttggacatgcaatttggatattttaagttgtattttctcttatagacataaacctcacaagttgtgaaaactatcaaaacattctcaattcttatacaatcttaccaaatgagcaagtcatagttcataacaaaattaatgcGCTACTAGAAggtctttctaaaaaatacaacatcaattgatcaaactttagttcaataaaaacgaaaatttaacatgaatagtaatgtaactactctttaatataatccttccATATGGTACGAACAATCTCTTCAGGCCGAGCATGCATATTTaaataattgttaaaaatatttaccaacttatgggtctttttttacaaaatataaacttatgggtcaagttttatatttaaattttttgaaatcatggtttgaaatcccaaatcatgcctttttggatgatttggggtttcaaactaTGGtttgaaatgcatgtccaaacgttggtttcatctcatgatttcaaaccatgctATCAAATCACATGTCCAAACGCGTACCAAGTTAAATGGGATCATAGAAATTTTAAGTAAGGTTAAAATAAGGTTAAAATCATGACCTTTCTTTGCATATAAACCAAGTGGTCAACTTTTAGCAAGTTTTCACGGTAGTCACTAATTAGAAGACACTTTGTACTATAAAGAGAGGAGCGATTTGACAATTAACATACCTTCCATTTTGGAGATGTGTTTCTCGACTTTCCTTGCACAACCATTGCAGTGTATGGAAACTCTTAGCACCACTATCTACAATAACGATAATACTTATGCTTTAAGTTCCAAACAAATTAATTAGATTCATgtttctattttaaaaaaaggttcaATTACAAGGATTCATGATTGATTTCTTTAAAATGATATTTCCCATTAAAATCGGTCAAGTTCATATGCACAAATACTGTCTAGACTAACTCGAAAGAAAATTTcacaaatagtttttttttttttttgttgctagaTTGTCCCATATTGGTTGATAGAGACGAAGTTGTGTAAAGAAAATGAATCTTGCGTAAGTAAAAAGTATGTCATATTTAACCACTTAAACAGAAGGTCACACAAGTCAATATTAGATTAGAACAAGCATTGGTGCTAAGTCCAAGTGATTTCATTGCCTTCTACTCATTATAAAAATGAATTTCTATGTGTTTGACCCAtaaaaaagaatcaaactcaCACGTGACGGGGCGTATTAAAAGACATAtttattaagtaaataaaagaaacaTGCTCCCTCCTTTTCAAGATTAATTTGTTAGACAGGGATGGAGGAACATGATGGTGATAAAGATTTGAAAACATACCTTAGGCTTCAACTGGAAAGCCAGGGTTGGAGgtccaacattaataacatccTTCAATCTCATCAAATGCTGATGATCTTGATCTGAGGAATTATTATTCATGAGTGGCTTCTTTTCaaagtcatcatcatcatggcctCCAAATTCATTGATGCAAAAACAAGATCCTGGTCCAGAAGAAGAAAGTGTACTAAAACAATCTAAAACTTTACCAAAATTGGGCTTCTTCATTCTATTTATATAAGAGCAAATCTTTGCCCATATATCCCTCTTCTCTTTCTAAAGCAACCAAAATTTAAAGGAAGTAGGAACTAGGAAGTGTAATATGGAAAGAGAAAGTTCAACAAAAACCAATGAAgctaataaagaaaagaagagggTCTGGACTCCACATCCCATTTTTAAGGGTCAGTAGAGGGTATGTAGCAGTTAAGACGGGGACACATAAAGACAGATTCAGTATTCAAAATTTGACggattaattaatatttaaggTTTTTTCGCACTAATCTcgttttacttttaaaattataggTGAAGATTTTAACACTTGTCTTAAATTAGTAACTTTTTGTGTATATCTCTATGTTCTATGTTAAAAATATTGAGTTCAGTAGAACCTAAACATATACAGAAGGAAAATGACCTTTCTGACTGAAAGGTAGTCGAAGTAGGGAATTTGACATGTGATGTGGAAATAAAAGTAGTACACTTGGAGGACAAAATCTCCAACATATTTAAGGGACTTCATGTGAGATTAGTTGTTTGGTACAGTGAGAGCATCTATTTCATGTGACTATATACAAGTGAGAAGTGATAATTGATACACATCTGTTGAGATCAAAGTGAAATTAGACAGGAGACAAATAAGAGTAGGAGAATTAAAGAAGAATTTCCACAAGCTTCATGCAATGTGAATTAAAGAAATTTATGGTGATAGGACACAAAGTATTCCTAAGCATCAAGTCACTGCATTGGCAGAATAAGAATATTTACCATACATTTCAAGTATGACCTATGAGATCATGGCCAGTCACTCAACCAAAAAAAGAGTAACTGCTAGACTTGTAGTTGTAGTCTTGTACAGTAAAATAGTAAGCAATTCAGTATGCTATATTAGAAtagatttaaattatatacaccGATAGTGTTAAAAAACAATAAACTATCAATACAGTTTAATCTGTTATAGCATGTTATtgcattatattatttttccaaTTATCATATTAGGCCTGTTATGACAACCTACATGTTATTGTAGGTCAGTTTAACCAAATAATGTAAAAAGACTTATGAATtgtaaatacatataacttgAACTCTGTTAGAATAAGCAAGTATACCATGCATAAGGTATTCTTTAGGTGCATTGCTCGCTAGCTGGTCCTTTTCGTCTTAGGCATAGCACCAAATTCAACTGATCATAAAGTCCAAAATTTACTTCAAAATTATAGCCTTTCCTCCTCTCAAAGAGGAtgacaaaatatttttctaatgcTAAAGCGAATAAGCCGTCCAAAAGCAAACAATCTACTATAAAATTTTGTGGTGTCAGTGACTGGTGTTTTTATACATATAGATTTCAATAAGAGGTTATTTTTAAAGAACGTTACTCATGTCCCTCATCAGTTGTGTAAGCATTTTTAAAGGGTTTAAATTATTTTGAGCTACTCTAGCCACTATCTTAAAAGTTTGTGTTAGATGTTCGGATTATTTAACATAATATGAGAACCGCACTCATTTCTTCCACATATAAATCCCCTATAGAATCGAATTACATGTGAGGAAGGATAGCAAAAAATGTTGTATTTATCTCTCAGTAACGGGATTTTCAAAGAAGTCTAAAATGGTCACATATGCTACTTCATCTGTTATATCTTAAAGGTCTAGGTTAATTGAATGCTTGAGAAATTATAACCCCTCTACAAGTTTCTCAGAAATGAAGTCATTTCATGTAACAAGAAATTGAGAGTGGCTGGTATCATGCATTATTGCATTTAACTATATATAACTAGGGAGGTGTCTCTTCAGGGATATTCAACAAATTAAAAATACAGAGAGAGATTAACATGCGCCAACTGAAGAATGACATGCACAAATCAACAAATGATCTAACTTgttttatgacaaaaaaaatacttattagttaagGGAAGCAAAGAGGGGAATATTTGGTGGATAAGATAAACATATTAGAGGCATATAGGGGTCTACCATGAGTTCATAAACTGTCTAACATGTACAatattattataccatagagtGAAGGGTAGTGTATTAAATTATTGAAGGGGCCATATTTAACGCTGAGAGGACCCTCTATTATTGGTTCTTTAAAGGTTTGTATTTTCATCTCAGTTCAGTGGGACTAGTCTCTACAGCTAATTGGCCCATGTGATAATGGTTCTTTGAGGAAGAAGACAAACTTATTCAAGAAAAACTTCACTGTAGATTCATGTTATGCACGTGTCTTTCAGAAAAACAAAGTTAGGAAATTTTTGTAAGTGTTCTCTTTTTTTcagtcttttatttttctaaataaaaaggGGGTATAATATAAGCATCTACCAAAAGCAAGTGTCCCTTTAGAAGCTAAAAGAGTTATAGCTCTCCACTCCATATATAAAATGGGTGTCAAACACAGTGTCACTAGCTTTGTTGACTACCAGTTGTATTGcactcactactaaaaaaaatgtgaaattccGACCAACGCTTTCATTGAAAATTTGAGATTTTCAATGAAAAGTACGTCGAGAACATTTTTAACGaacaaatttttgaaggaaGCTCCATCAAAATTTCACGTTTTCTAGTAGTAACTTCTTCTATCTCTATACTTATGTGGTAGTTATGGGAAGAGCAAAATACAGATACAattataaaatatcaacatattGAACTTATAAGCAAGCAAATTAGAGATCACACTTAGGAGTTTATTGAAGTACTAGATGAGTTGCACGGCCCCAATAATTCTTCTACTTCTTCGTCTCAAATTAATAGTCGTGTTTCTCTTTTACACGTCACGAAAACATTACTTAGGAGGAGTTTTTGACTATTTTACGTTCATTTATGTCTTAAGATATAATCGttcttcattaaatatttactttattgaGATATTTGTAGTCTTCAAGAACAATTACTACTAAAGGTGAtggaaaaagtaattaattttatcttgaacttctaaaatgacaaataattaagacattttaaaaaatcacgatgagacggagagagtacttATTAGTGGGTAAATTGTTGCTATTTGTTGTTGTCTTCAACTGAtagaactaattttttttattttttgataaactTTTTATGCTGAACTTAAACTTCATTATTTATCATGCGTGTTTCCCCTACAACATTAAAAAGTAAGCACATGAGCATAATATGTTTTTATATTATGCAATTTTTGATAGTAATTTATAGATTAGAAAATTTTCGTATAAACAGAAgcgagaaaataattttcttaaaaatgaaaagtacaaaataagaatttatatCAGTAACTTTAAGTTACCTCAATTCATCTTCCttttcaataaaaatgaaaagtacaaaataagaatttatatCAGTAACTTTAAGTTACCTCAATTCATCTTCCTTTTCAATTTTGTGTACtattaaattttctaaatgagTAACGGTAAATAAAGtgagaaaataaatatcattTTGAATCTATAGGTATGATAATATACATGCTAATTTATATTATGAGCCGTTTAATTGGTTTATAAGTTCTTTAAAACATTTCAGCTTATAAATTTCGCTTTTTTTGAGTGGTTGGGCCTAtttaaaagtcattttgtcttaaaataagcctaAAATATAATTGGGCATCAATAAAAAGAACTTTTTATATAGTAAGATACTTTatagtaaaaaaataagttaagttACAACAAAACTCTCTCTTTTTGGCTTAACTTCACGCCATTATTTTTAATATCCCTAaatttttaagcccatccaaacgaACTTCTATATGTGTTAGAAAAGGAGTCCGTTAtccaaaatgacccaaaaaaaaatcttttgaaccaaaaatacccccaacaaaaaaaaaaaagtgacataAGTACCTTTTTTAGTGGTATTTAACGCTAAAggacttaatttttttttttttggttaagtcctttaacgcagtaaaatactgcgttatagaaccagttaaaaaaaaaaaaaaatctataacgcaataaaacaattaaaaaaaattggccaactttattttttgcaacactttagtatttttttcccatactttgaccaacgacaGTCGTGTGTGTAAGGCTAAatcgtcaatattttatatagaacctaattttttttgataCAATAATGTGCTcaacatcaaggatacgtaaacgttcgcatcatcattttaggggttgaaaaggtctgcaagtaagttttgtttgaaaactttaggtttgagtgttctatatacatagacgtctatttttgtttgaagacttgttgtcattagtttaaagtttttatttttagggtttagatttaagtgtgttattttttaaagcgtaAGCTTTCTTCGAATATACGCGTTTTTTGCACTATTTTTTACGTCCGATTTAcacgtatttttttttttttttgcaacatattcgaaataaagttacgcattaaaaataacacacttaaggaatatttagtgttttttttccataaaaagatcgcaacatcttattttaataaatcttttctttgcgcaacacttagtgttttttccatactttgaccaacgattagtcgtgtgtcaagactccgaaacgtcaatattttatatagaacacgatatttttttttgcgattataatgtaggctcaatcaAACATCAaagatacgtaaacgttcggatcgtcgacCAATTAGGGGTTGAAAAGATACATGcagaagtaagttttgtttggaaactttaggtttaagtgttttattttttaagattttgatttaagcgtattattttttaatcaagacataactttattttgaatatataatctaattctaaaaaatataggagAAAAACTAGTcagtaaagtggtcaaactttagatgatCATAACTTTTCTTTCAATGTCCGTttttacgcgttttttttttttttatcttgcgTATTTTTCGAGATCTACGTGGACAAACTGCCGTAGCATTTAACAaagcaatttttaaaaaaacacttgttatcctattcaatttcaatttttccccaaattggctatagtttttagtttctttacttataatatgatgataaaAAATAGATTTCAATGTAAAATAACTCCAAAATGTAAAATGtcaatattcacttttgtgatttcaatttttcaaaataaagtgaCTAATTTTTCtcaacatataaagttgactaaaataaccttataaaaatagaacacttaaatctaaagttttcaaacaaaacttacttcgggcaccttttcaacccctaaaatgacgatcggAACAtttatgtatccttgatgtattgagcctacattattgtatgcAGAAAAAAATagcaggttctatataaaatattgacgtttcggagtcttgacacacgactaatcgttagtcaaagtatgaaaaaaacactaagtgttgcaaaaaataaagttggccaattttttttttaactgtttCTATAAGGCAGTAAAATATTGcgttatagaatttttttttttttactggttctataacgcagtattttactgcattAAAGGATCTAATCATGCCGttacggttaagtcctttagcgtagtaaattactgcgttaaagATACTTATGTCACCTTTTTTTGTTGAGGTATTTTagttcaaaagattttttttggggtcattttggttccggactcttaGAAAAGTCAGAAGGCTGCACGTAGATTAGGCATGAAATGATGAGTTCAATGGAGCTCATCTAAAAgataattctatttaataacaTTACGTTGgcagaaaacaaaataaatatgaCTTATTGTAATATTCACAGCCATTGCGTTTTGAGTTAGCGTCCGCTCATACCCTAATACTGCCTCTGTCCCATATTAATTGTCAAGGTTATTGAAAAtatttgaccaaatatttatcattatacaaaatcaagatataaaagtaatCCATTTTGTCTCATTGCCCTTTAACATTAGGTGTTTTTGAAAGCAACCAATATTGATTAAagcataaaaaatataaatctgAAAACTTCAAACAAGTATTATTAGTTGATATTATAATCGTTCAAATACTAATAAAATTAGCTTAGCACTATTCTTAAATATAGCGCAAATTTTTTAAGATAGATAAGAGTGAATTGGCAAATATAGTCTTTTACTTATAATTTCTTAAAAGGCGTGCAAAAGTAGATCAAAAACACGACAACTAATAATGAACGGAGCCAcgtaaaagaaatgaaaaatgtatagtcaacatatatatatatatatatatatatatatatatatatatatatatatatatatatattaaataaagaaaatacaacATTTAGACTTTCAAATAGATTTCCTCAATAACTTTAAAATAGTAATCGATTGAGTTATGAAGAACACAAGACTAAATAGAGAAGTGGAGCTATAGATATTTTTGAATCGGTTGAAATTTGCAAGAAGAGACAATAAAATACCATTAAAAGGCTGCAAGGTGTAAAATTTGGGGCCCACACCGCAGGGTAGTTGATATCTAAAAGCGATTAAGAGTTTTTTGATCACGTGCATCAAGTGTTTATTGGTGAGTGAAATGACGTAAATTGCCCTATACGACGATCCTACCTCCTCGCCcgatatgcttttttttttagaaatttcatAGGCAAATCTCTACATCCAACAAGCTAAGTCAGCCATTAACTTGTCTCCTCGCTCATATAAGTAAAATGACTCTACAaagatttcatgtatttttttAGCCGATCTCCCGTGTTACTACATTTTATCAATTTATCAATAATGGTCATGTAACTAAAAGTATATTTTGTGTGGCCATAAAACCAAGAGCATTTTTTCGAACCTAAAtgatccaaaaaaaagaagagatgaATGAGAAATACCCCaagaaaaaaagtgatactAAAGTAcctttaaaaaaacttttttatgCGTTATATAAAAGTGAGTTAACGTCCCCCGTTAAATCAAGTTACccgaatttatttatttacaaaaaaaaaaaaagaaaattacataACGCACTATTTTAGTGCGCTATGCAAGCTATGATTTTACTTAACTAATCCAACATCCAACCGTGTATCCATTTAAAAAACTATGCGAGAGTTTTCAtctttttaaaatacttataatCTCTCCGTTCACTTTTCATCCCGattctaaaattaaattttcaacttttacttgtcactttagCATATTAagataagataatttttttcctattttacttATAGTAgtaattactcatttcaaatcattttcaagTCCATTAAAAATTtacatcaattaatatgaatttcatgataaattatgcatttcatttattatttcttaaggcgTGTGTATagtcaaaagtgaaaagtaaaagtgaacagagggagtattaatttatCTTCTAATACTATAAGAATCTTTTAACAAGTTACCAAAGTATGTATTCTCTTATCTCTTGATATTTatgaaaaacatttatttttatagaaattatttattctcttactttttaataattatcTTTTAACAAATTATTTATCCTCTTGTTCATTGGCTGGTtggttttttttcttaattaatgttCGTTTAACTAATTCTAAAAACAATCAAAGTCTAAGATCTATTTACcgataaaaattaataatttgattATAAGTGACGATTAATTACACTAATACTAATGTAAATAAGAATTAATTCGAAGTTACATACCTTGTATTTTAAAATCGAACATTTACACCACTTATTTTCGGCCGTGAAAATCCTAcctttgattttaaaatacaagGGTGTATCTCGAATTAATTCTTATTACATGAGTATTTAATAGAAAGATAACTAGAATTTTAACGTATTtggcaaacaaaaaaaaaaaaaaaacaaaaaaatcttaATTATAGTGATGTATTCctaattttcaaacaaaaaactTAATTTCTTAAGAAATATTACGCAAATGACAATTTATcggaataaataatttttaaatagttttaaagcggaagaataaataaactaaaGATGAGGaattcttatataataaaatattataactcAATATAACTAAAATAACTTGTTGCTTAATGTGTGAGAAAGTTAATAACAATAGTTGGTATATTTTATTAAGTAATTTGTGTTATTTATAATTTTGATTTATCTTTTAATAAATGCATTTAGTTACGACTATACCCTAGAGAGAGTGTATGTGCATGATTCTCATAGTATAAATGGTGTAAATGTTCGATTTTTAAATATAAGGGGTGTAtctcgaatatatatatattatatatatatttaaataattaaccctatatatataatatataattgtttacttttgtcatatatataaatatatatatatatattgtttttagAGTTAGCTAAACAAACACTAACTAAGAAAAGGGAGCACCAAGTCGAGGTtaaaaaatttgttaaaaaatataattatcaaaaaataagagaataaatattttttataagaataagtactttcataaatatatattttagaaaTGGAAACTTTTGCATAGTAATGAATGGAAACTTTTGCATAGTAATGAATGGATACACTAAGTATAGATGACGGAGGCCAATTTGGTTACATAGCGCCTTAAAATAGTGCGTTAtgaaatttagttttttttttttttttttaaagaaaattcgggtAACAGTTTTTTAATGGGGGACGTTAACTCACTTTTATATAAGTAAAAAAGCTGCGTTAAAGATATTTTTCATATCACTTTTTTTAAATGAGCGTATTTTGATTacatttctatcttttttttgggtcatgtttAGGTTTTTGTGTGACTCATAAAACCAATCTCCATGTATGAGAGAATGACCAATTGATCAGCTGGATTTGCGCTGGTGCATGGCCAACCCAAGAAGGTTGGGTCCATAGCCCTTTCAGGACCAGATCATAGCCCAACTAATTGTGGGCCTCATCATTTACAGATTCAACTTTGCAGGAAAAAACGCAAGTAtccaataatataaaaatagtgaaacttacataaacaACTATCTTTTAATAGCTTCTAATAATTTATAGTTATCTTTTTTATAATTACAAACCGTAGCTAGTTTTAGTTGCATTGGGGTGTATTtcgtatttttttaaaatttttactaTTATAGAAACATGAGTTTGGAGGA
It includes:
- the LOC132031021 gene encoding heavy metal-associated isoprenylated plant protein 35, with translation MKKPNFGKVLDCFSTLSSSGPGSCFCINEFGGHDDDDFEKKPLMNNNSSDQDHQHLMRLKDVINVGPPTLAFQLKPKIVVLRVSIHCNGCARKVEKHISKMEGVDMYQVDLETKKVVVIGDIVPFQVLESVSKVVKNAELSSWNTPH